In one Limosilactobacillus oris genomic region, the following are encoded:
- a CDS encoding AAA family ATPase, with protein sequence MALTYQQLLTAVPLVLRAGNVPNIVGDAGIGKSALVEDVARQMSAQLYTTVVSLSEKGDLAIPVPPLTSDSFVETKDYGRLANVQYGYAETLIRIIQFAEEHPGQPIIWFLDEFNRGSQAVQSELMNLVLQRRINSLRLPAQVKMIIAENPDSTMAGFNDREYDVAVGDAAINDRTVRLVMATSTTEWLEWARHRQPAINALVIKYLDSHPDRLMMVANSPESDLEPTPRAWERVSTNLDELQKLPRETQEQLAGDLFSGDLGATVGESFAQFFLAQGSELTLEVVQTTADGQRQFKTADEAVKVELLREWLNQPGDYSLDTDQGAAVFLKLLRSISADGQVAVAKSVGESGLPLLTAMYRQATSAPAGAVAGLYQELARAASQGERRG encoded by the coding sequence ATGGCACTGACTTATCAACAGTTATTAACCGCGGTCCCGTTGGTGCTGCGCGCGGGCAACGTTCCTAATATTGTTGGTGACGCCGGAATCGGGAAGTCGGCGCTGGTGGAAGATGTTGCGCGGCAAATGAGTGCCCAGCTCTACACCACGGTGGTTAGCCTGAGCGAAAAGGGTGACCTGGCAATTCCGGTACCGCCCCTGACGAGTGATTCCTTTGTGGAAACTAAAGATTACGGACGCTTGGCAAACGTGCAGTATGGCTATGCGGAAACTCTGATTCGAATTATTCAGTTTGCGGAAGAGCATCCTGGCCAGCCGATTATCTGGTTCCTGGATGAATTCAACCGGGGGAGCCAAGCAGTCCAAAGCGAACTGATGAATTTAGTTTTGCAGCGGCGAATCAATTCATTGCGGCTTCCCGCCCAAGTGAAGATGATTATCGCAGAAAACCCGGACAGCACCATGGCTGGCTTTAACGACCGGGAGTACGATGTTGCCGTTGGTGACGCGGCAATCAACGACCGAACCGTCCGCCTGGTGATGGCTACTTCGACGACCGAGTGGCTAGAATGGGCACGACACCGGCAACCAGCAATCAATGCTCTGGTGATTAAGTACTTGGATAGTCACCCCGATCGCTTGATGATGGTTGCTAATAGCCCTGAGAGCGACCTTGAGCCAACGCCCCGGGCTTGGGAGCGGGTTAGCACGAACCTTGATGAATTGCAGAAATTACCACGGGAGACGCAAGAGCAATTGGCAGGGGACCTCTTTAGTGGTGACCTGGGAGCAACAGTCGGCGAATCCTTCGCCCAATTTTTCCTGGCTCAGGGTAGCGAATTGACCTTGGAGGTCGTGCAAACAACTGCTGACGGTCAAAGGCAATTTAAAACGGCGGATGAAGCAGTCAAGGTGGAGCTCCTTCGAGAATGGCTCAACCAGCCTGGTGATTATAGTCTGGACACGGACCAAGGCGCCGCGGTTTTTCTTAAACTTCTTCGCTCAATCAGTGCTGATGGGCAGGTGGCGGTTGCTAAGTCAGTTGGGGAGTCCGGCCTGCCATTATTAACGGCGATGTACCGGCAGGCTACTTCTGCACCAGCAGGCGCCGTAGCCGGGCTCTACCAAGAGTTAGCTCGAGCGGCCAGCCAAGGGGAGCGCCGCGGATGA
- a CDS encoding DNA-3-methyladenine glycosylase, whose amino-acid sequence MLSAFQQFFTGRPTIEIARDLLGKLVTYDGPDGRTGGYIVECEAYLGENDSASHAFNGRRTGYSESLYGQPGNIYLYQIRGHYCFDIVVQDAEEPQGILLRGLEPAINPDVMVHHRGMSGVNVTNGPAKLVQALGIHSRQLDGQPMEGNQLTVDLEKFKIPREIITAPRVGVNLAGKDGAAPQRFYVAGNPYVSGIRKRDMDLKTQGWRA is encoded by the coding sequence ATGCTGTCGGCATTTCAACAATTCTTTACGGGGCGGCCGACCATCGAGATTGCCCGGGACCTTTTGGGGAAACTGGTGACCTATGACGGCCCTGATGGCCGGACCGGTGGGTATATCGTCGAGTGTGAAGCCTATTTGGGTGAGAACGACTCTGCTTCACACGCCTTTAATGGTCGGCGAACCGGTTATTCGGAATCGCTGTATGGTCAACCGGGAAATATTTACCTGTATCAAATTCGGGGTCACTACTGCTTTGACATCGTTGTCCAAGATGCCGAGGAGCCCCAGGGAATCCTCTTACGGGGCCTTGAGCCGGCAATTAATCCGGACGTAATGGTCCATCACCGGGGGATGTCAGGGGTCAACGTCACGAACGGGCCTGCAAAACTAGTACAGGCACTGGGAATTCACTCGCGGCAGCTTGATGGTCAACCGATGGAGGGCAACCAGCTGACGGTGGATCTAGAAAAGTTTAAAATTCCTCGGGAAATAATTACAGCTCCCCGGGTCGGGGTTAACCTCGCGGGCAAAGACGGCGCAGCTCCCCAGCGCTTTTACGTGGCCGGCAATCCCTACGTGTCGGGAATCCGGAAGCGGGACATGGATTTGAAAACGCAAGGGTGGCGAGCTTAG
- a CDS encoding DUF488 domain-containing protein — translation MLKTERIYTKPIDEDGYRILVDRLWPRGISKVNAHLDCWLKEVGPSNELRKWFGHDPAKYPEFKERYLAELHDNVAYAILKELVSNHAQENIILLYGAKDEEHNQAVILKEQLEHDLG, via the coding sequence ATGCTTAAAACTGAACGAATTTACACCAAACCAATTGATGAGGACGGCTACCGAATCCTGGTTGACCGCCTCTGGCCCCGCGGAATCTCCAAGGTCAACGCCCACCTCGACTGCTGGCTCAAAGAGGTCGGCCCCAGCAATGAACTTCGCAAGTGGTTCGGTCATGACCCAGCTAAGTATCCAGAATTCAAAGAACGCTACCTCGCCGAACTCCACGATAACGTCGCCTACGCCATCCTTAAAGAACTGGTCAGCAACCATGCTCAAGAAAATATTATCCTCCTGTATGGCGCTAAAGACGAGGAGCATAACCAGGCCGTCATCCTCAAGGAACAGTTGGAACATGACCTGGGTTAA
- a CDS encoding helix-turn-helix domain-containing protein has protein sequence MRQAAGLSQEQLADQLHVSRQAISNWENGSALPDIEKIIQIASILHVSLDELVLAKEPAVSQFKLDRLIDAHIQQNQQENHWRYQEINNGWEFLAHYWWIIPALGGIICGIVGAFR, from the coding sequence TTGCGGCAGGCAGCAGGCCTTTCCCAGGAGCAGTTAGCCGACCAGCTCCATGTTTCTCGCCAGGCTATTTCTAATTGGGAAAATGGCAGTGCCCTGCCGGATATTGAGAAAATTATCCAAATCGCCAGTATTTTACACGTTTCCCTCGACGAACTGGTACTGGCTAAGGAACCCGCTGTCAGCCAGTTCAAGCTGGACCGGCTTATCGACGCCCATATCCAGCAAAACCAGCAGGAAAATCACTGGCGTTATCAGGAAATCAACAACGGCTGGGAATTTCTCGCCCATTACTGGTGGATCATCCCCGCCCTCGGCGGCATTATTTGCGGCATTGTTGGCGCCTTTAGATAA